The following are from one region of the Georgenia sp. M64 genome:
- a CDS encoding acetyl-CoA C-acetyltransferase: protein MTSAPTPQTPAKRAAIVGANRIPFGKAGSAYAGASNKDMLTAALEGLVARFGLAGERLDEVAAGAVVKHSRDFNLTRETVLGSSLDHHTPAYDVQRACGTGLEAIVGVANKIALDQAQVGVGGGVDSASDAPVVVSERLRKALLRASRAKTLPDRLKAFAAIRPRDLAPVAPDVAEPRTGLSMGEHQALTTARWGITREAQDALALASHTNLAAAYERGFFDDLMTPYRRLTRDESLRADTSMEKLAKLKPVFGTRTATPEGPAATMTAGNSTPLSDGASVVLLSSDEWAAQRGLPVLAHVVDAQAAAVDFVAGEEGLLMGGAYAIPTLLDRTGMRLEDFDFVEIHEAFAATVLATVAALEDEDFGRTRLGRDGAVGTVDRSRLNVTGSSLAAGHPFAATGGRIVGTLAKLLHERGESEVRPGSPARGLISVCAAGGQVVTMILEAA from the coding sequence GTGACCTCAGCACCCACCCCGCAGACCCCCGCGAAGCGCGCGGCGATCGTGGGGGCGAACCGCATCCCGTTCGGCAAGGCCGGCAGCGCCTATGCCGGCGCGTCCAACAAGGACATGCTCACGGCGGCCCTCGAGGGCCTCGTGGCCCGCTTCGGTCTGGCCGGCGAACGGCTGGACGAGGTCGCCGCGGGCGCCGTCGTCAAACACTCCCGCGACTTCAACCTCACCCGCGAGACGGTCCTCGGCTCGTCCCTGGACCACCACACCCCCGCCTACGACGTCCAGCGCGCGTGCGGCACGGGCCTGGAGGCGATCGTCGGCGTCGCCAACAAGATCGCCCTCGACCAGGCCCAGGTGGGTGTCGGCGGCGGTGTCGACTCCGCCTCCGACGCACCGGTGGTCGTCTCCGAGCGCCTGAGGAAGGCGCTGCTCAGGGCCAGCCGCGCCAAGACCCTCCCGGACCGGCTCAAGGCCTTCGCGGCGATCCGGCCGCGCGACCTCGCCCCCGTGGCACCCGACGTCGCCGAGCCGCGCACCGGGCTGAGCATGGGCGAGCACCAGGCCCTCACGACCGCCCGCTGGGGCATCACCCGCGAGGCCCAGGACGCCCTGGCGCTGGCCTCCCACACCAACCTCGCCGCCGCGTACGAGCGCGGGTTCTTCGACGACCTCATGACGCCCTACCGCCGGCTCACGCGCGACGAGTCGCTGCGCGCGGACACCTCGATGGAGAAGCTCGCCAAGCTCAAGCCCGTCTTCGGCACCCGGACGGCCACGCCCGAGGGTCCGGCGGCGACCATGACCGCCGGCAACTCCACCCCGCTGTCCGACGGCGCGTCGGTCGTGCTCCTCTCGTCGGACGAGTGGGCCGCCCAGCGCGGCCTGCCGGTCCTGGCCCACGTCGTCGACGCCCAGGCCGCGGCCGTGGACTTCGTCGCCGGTGAGGAGGGCCTGCTCATGGGCGGCGCCTACGCCATCCCCACCCTGCTCGACCGCACCGGGATGCGCCTGGAGGACTTCGACTTCGTCGAGATCCACGAGGCGTTCGCCGCGACCGTCCTGGCGACGGTGGCCGCGCTCGAGGACGAGGACTTCGGCCGCACCCGACTCGGCCGCGACGGCGCGGTGGGCACGGTCGACCGCTCCCGCCTCAACGTCACCGGCTCCTCCCTCGCGGCCGGCCACCCCTTCGCCGCCACGGGCGGCCGGATCGTCGGCACGCTCGCCAAGCTCCTGCACGAGCGCGGCGAGTCCGAGGTCCGCCCCGGCTCCCCCGCCCGCGGTCTCATCTCGGTCTGCGCGGCCGGCGGCCAGGTCGTCACCATGATCCTGGAGGCAGCGTGA